GCAGCGCCGGCCGTCTCGGCGGGCAGTTCGACACGCGCGCCCTCGCTCAAGGAGGCGCTCGGCCGGCGCGACATGCGTGCCGGACTGCTGCTCGCGGCCGTCTTCGTCACGACCCAGAAATGGGGCGTCACCATGCTCGGGCCGTTCCTCGTCGACGCCGGCCTCGATCTCGGGTCGCTCGGTCTCGTCAACGGCCTCGGCGGGCTGGCGGTCGGTTTCGGCTGCGCGCTGCTCGGCGGCGCGCTGGTGCGGCTGTGGGGCGCCCGCAGCGTCATGGTCCTGGCGCTCGCGCTGCAGGCTGTCGCTCTCGCCGGCCTTGCCTTCGCGGCCCTGCGCGGCCTGCCGCAGCCTTGGCTGGTCGCCTGCGCCCTGGCAAGCTCCTCCGGCATCATGGCGCTCGGCTTCGTTGCGCTCTACGCGCGTTTCATGGCTCTCGCCGATCCGCGGCAGGCGGGCGTCGACTTCACCTTGCTGCAATGCATGGACGCGCTCGTCAGCATGGCGGGCGGCGTCGGTGCCGGATGGATCGCGCAGCATTGGGGTTACGGCACCTGCTTTGCGCTCGCGGCCGGGCTTGCCGTGGTCGCCGTTCCCGCCGTCGCCGTGCTGAGCCGGCCGGCCGCCGCGGCGCGGCCGGTTCCGTGATCGCTTCGCTCGCGCCGTGCTTCACCGGCACGCTCGGTCCCTATGCCGGCATGCTCGCGCTGCCCGGCGAACATGCCGGGACGGTCGCCGGCCGCGACCTGCGTGAGGCGGGCACCGTCGAGGGCCTGCTCGCGCGCTTCGCCGCCAACTATCCGGGCGGCGAGCGGCGGGCGCTGATCTCGATGTGGACGCAGTGGCAGTTTGCGGTGGCGGTCATCCCGACGGTGGCCGCCATTCTCGTTCTCGACCGCGACCTGCCGGTCGACCTCGACGCGACCGCTCTTGCGCTCGATGCCGCGGGCCGCCCGGCGGCGATGGTCCTCCCGGACGAAGGGCGGCCATACGGGGCGGACGCAACGGCCCGTTTCGCGCGCCTGCTCGATTGTCACGTCGCGCCTTTGATCGACACGCTGGTCCGCCATTTCGGCGTCTCGCGGCGCCTCCTGTGGATCAATGCCGGCGCGGTCTTCGAATGGGCGCTGCA
This portion of the bacterium YEK0313 genome encodes:
- the fhuF_1 gene encoding Ferric iron reductase protein FhuF; protein product: MIASLAPCFTGTLGPYAGMLALPGEHAGTVAGRDLREAGTVEGLLARFAANYPGGERRALISMWTQWQFAVAVIPTVAAILVLDRDLPVDLDATALALDAAGRPAAMVLPDEGRPYGADATARFARLLDCHVAPLIDTLVRHFGVSRRLLWINAGAVFEWALQQVAERGLPAPLGEGRALLASRSDAAGRPNPLFDAVRYPCEDGAPVRRRKICCLRYLLPGVADCGDLCPLPDVSVAVARKARQVT